The Malus domestica chromosome 13, GDT2T_hap1 genome includes a window with the following:
- the LOC103453448 gene encoding cryptochrome-1-like isoform X1, with protein MSGDKTIVWFRRDLRIEDNPALAAAARDGSVFPVYIWCPKEEEQFYPGRVSRWWLKQSLAHLDQSLKSLGAELVLIKTQSTLAALIECIQAIGATKVVFNHLYDPVSLVGDHNIKGKLVELGISVQSFNADLLYEPWEVYAGKGQAYTTFKVYWDKCLHIQRELVTRLPPWKLISATVIGTVAKCSLEELGLENETEKSSNALLRRAWSPGWSNADKALSEFFELHLLDYSNNRMKVGQNSTSLLSPYLHFGELSIRKVFQSARMKQILWAKEGNSTGEESVTLFLRAIGLREYSRYLCFNFPFTHERPLLSNLKFFPWQADQANFKAWRQGRTGYPLVDAGMRELWATGWIHNRIRVIVSSFAVKVLLLPWRWGMKYFWDTLIDADLESDILGWQYISGSLPDGHELERLDSPEVQGSKFDPEGEYVRHWLPELSRLPTEWIHHPWDAPDSVLKVSGVEFGFNYPKPIIEIDLARERLTSAIFKMWEMEAAAKAASSNGTDEVVVDNSISEDLPIPKVILKKTSPCPTYSSNDQKVPTCQNSKNNQFIRKRSKFMQDESPLPDNPHNPNEAGPSRTNEDTSSTAESSISKKQTTSRNSFSVPQSCSSSEGNPLMGCESSEMKQSWQEQSDMEQSSSKNGTIRDANLGAVEDEHL; from the exons ATGAGTGGCGATAAGACTATAGTTTGGTTTAGGAGGGACCTGAGGATTGAGGACAATCCTGCCTTAGCTGCTGCTGCTAGGGATGGTAGTGTTTTTCCTGTTTATATTTGGTGCCCCAAAGAGGAAGAGCAATTTTACCCAGGTCGAGTATCACGGTGGTGGCTGAAGCAGTCTCTTGCTCATTTGGACCAATCCCTGAAATCCCTTGGGGCAGAACTTGTGCTTATCAAAACTCAGAGTACTCTTGCTGCTCTCATCGAGTGTATTCAAGCCATTGGAGCTACCAAAGTAGTTTTCAACCATCTTTATG atcCCGTTTCACTTGTTGGTGATCACAACATCAAAGGAAAGCTGGTGGAGCTAGGCATTTCTGTGCAAAGCTTCAATGCAGATCTGTTGTATGAGCCATGGGAAGTATATGCTGGAAAAGGACAAGCTTATACAACTTTCAAGGTGTACTGGGATAAGTGCTTACACATACAACGGGAACTTGTGACACGTCTTCCTCCATGGAAATTGATTTCGGCAACAG TGATAGGTACTGTAGCAAAATGTTCACTCGAGGAACTGGGTCTCGAAAATGAAACGGAAAAGTCTAGCAATGCCCTCCTAAGAAGAGCATGGTCTCCTGGTTGGAGCAATGCTGACAAGGCACTAAGTGAATTTTTCGAGTTGCACCTGCTTGACTACTCAAACAACAGGATGAAGGTTGGACAAAACTCCACATCACTTTTGTCCCCATATCTTCACTTCGGAGAACTGAGCATTAGGAAAGTTTTCCAATCAGCTCGAATGAAGCAGATACTGTGGGCAAAAGAAGGGAACTCTACTGGGGAAGAGAGTGTGACACTTTTTCTGAGGGCCATTGGGCTTAGAGAATACTCACGGTATCTATGTTTTAACTTCCCGTTCACTCATGAGAGACCACTGCTGAGCAACTTGAAGTTTTTTCCATGGCAAGCTGACCAAGCCAATTTTAAGGCTTGGAGACAAGGTCGGACCGGTTACCCTTTGGTTGATGCAGGAATGAGAGAGCTATGGGCAACTGGGTGGATACACAACAGGATAAGAGTGATCGTTTCAAGTTTTGCTGTGAAAGTGTTGCTTCTTCCTTGGAGATGGGGAATGAAGTATTTCTGGGATACGCTTATAGATGCCGATTTGGAAAGCGATATCCTTGGTTGGCAGTATATCTCTGGGAGTTTACCAGATGGCCATGAGCTTGAGCGTTTGGACAGTCCAGAG GTTCAGGGCTCAAAATTTGACCCAGAGGGTGAATATGTAAGGCATTGGCTGCCTGAGTTATCACGTTTGCCAACCGAGTGGATCCACCATCCTTGGGATGCACCTGATTCTGTGCTTAAAGTTTCAGGTGTAGAGTTTGGGTTTAACTATCCAAAACCTATCATTGAGATAGATTTGGCTAGAGAACGCTTGACGAGCGCCATATTCAAGATGTGGGAAATGGAAGCAGCAGCAAAGGCTGCAAGCTCAAACGGCACAGATGAAGTTGTTGTTGACAACTCCATCAGTGAAGATTTGCCCATCCCAAAGGTGATATTAAAGAAAACCTCTCCTTGCCCTACATACTCCTCTAATGATCAGAAGGTACCGACATGTCAAAATTCCAAGAATAATCAGTTTATTAGGAAGAGATCAAAATTTATGCAAGACGAAAGCCCACTCCCAGATAATCCGCACAATCCTAACGAAGCTGGGCCCTCGAGAACAAATGAAGACACGAGCTCTACTGCTGAATCTTCAATCTCTAAGAAGCAGACAACTAGCAGAAATTCATTTTCGGTTCCACAGTCATGTTCATCATCAGAAGGCAACCCCTTAATGGGGTGTGAATCTTCTGAGATGAAGCAGTCATGGCAAGAACAAAGTGATATGGAGCAGAGTTCAAGCAAAAATG GAACAATTAGAGATGCAAATTTAG GAGCCGTGGAAGATGAACACCTCTGA
- the LOC103453448 gene encoding cryptochrome-1-like isoform X3, whose translation MSGDKTIVWFRRDLRIEDNPALAAAARDGSVFPVYIWCPKEEEQFYPGRVSRWWLKQSLAHLDQSLKSLGAELVLIKTQSTLAALIECIQAIGATKVVFNHLYDPVSLVGDHNIKGKLVELGISVQSFNADLLYEPWEVYAGKGQAYTTFKVYWDKCLHIQRELVTRLPPWKLISATVIGTVAKCSLEELGLENETEKSSNALLRRAWSPGWSNADKALSEFFELHLLDYSNNRMKVGQNSTSLLSPYLHFGELSIRKVFQSARMKQILWAKEGNSTGEESVTLFLRAIGLREYSRYLCFNFPFTHERPLLSNLKFFPWQADQANFKAWRQGRTGYPLVDAGMRELWATGWIHNRIRVIVSSFAVKVLLLPWRWGMKYFWDTLIDADLESDILGWQYISGSLPDGHELERLDSPEVQGSKFDPEGEYVRHWLPELSRLPTEWIHHPWDAPDSVLKVSGVEFGFNYPKPIIEIDLARERLTSAIFKMWEMEAAAKAASSNGTDEVVVDNSISEDLPIPKVILKKTSPCPTYSSNDQKVPTCQNSKNNQFIRKRSKFMQDESPLPDNPHNPNEAGPSRTNEDTSSTAESSISKKQTTSRNSFSVPQSCSSSEGNPLMGCESSEMKQSWQEQSDMEQSSSKNGAVEDEHL comes from the exons ATGAGTGGCGATAAGACTATAGTTTGGTTTAGGAGGGACCTGAGGATTGAGGACAATCCTGCCTTAGCTGCTGCTGCTAGGGATGGTAGTGTTTTTCCTGTTTATATTTGGTGCCCCAAAGAGGAAGAGCAATTTTACCCAGGTCGAGTATCACGGTGGTGGCTGAAGCAGTCTCTTGCTCATTTGGACCAATCCCTGAAATCCCTTGGGGCAGAACTTGTGCTTATCAAAACTCAGAGTACTCTTGCTGCTCTCATCGAGTGTATTCAAGCCATTGGAGCTACCAAAGTAGTTTTCAACCATCTTTATG atcCCGTTTCACTTGTTGGTGATCACAACATCAAAGGAAAGCTGGTGGAGCTAGGCATTTCTGTGCAAAGCTTCAATGCAGATCTGTTGTATGAGCCATGGGAAGTATATGCTGGAAAAGGACAAGCTTATACAACTTTCAAGGTGTACTGGGATAAGTGCTTACACATACAACGGGAACTTGTGACACGTCTTCCTCCATGGAAATTGATTTCGGCAACAG TGATAGGTACTGTAGCAAAATGTTCACTCGAGGAACTGGGTCTCGAAAATGAAACGGAAAAGTCTAGCAATGCCCTCCTAAGAAGAGCATGGTCTCCTGGTTGGAGCAATGCTGACAAGGCACTAAGTGAATTTTTCGAGTTGCACCTGCTTGACTACTCAAACAACAGGATGAAGGTTGGACAAAACTCCACATCACTTTTGTCCCCATATCTTCACTTCGGAGAACTGAGCATTAGGAAAGTTTTCCAATCAGCTCGAATGAAGCAGATACTGTGGGCAAAAGAAGGGAACTCTACTGGGGAAGAGAGTGTGACACTTTTTCTGAGGGCCATTGGGCTTAGAGAATACTCACGGTATCTATGTTTTAACTTCCCGTTCACTCATGAGAGACCACTGCTGAGCAACTTGAAGTTTTTTCCATGGCAAGCTGACCAAGCCAATTTTAAGGCTTGGAGACAAGGTCGGACCGGTTACCCTTTGGTTGATGCAGGAATGAGAGAGCTATGGGCAACTGGGTGGATACACAACAGGATAAGAGTGATCGTTTCAAGTTTTGCTGTGAAAGTGTTGCTTCTTCCTTGGAGATGGGGAATGAAGTATTTCTGGGATACGCTTATAGATGCCGATTTGGAAAGCGATATCCTTGGTTGGCAGTATATCTCTGGGAGTTTACCAGATGGCCATGAGCTTGAGCGTTTGGACAGTCCAGAG GTTCAGGGCTCAAAATTTGACCCAGAGGGTGAATATGTAAGGCATTGGCTGCCTGAGTTATCACGTTTGCCAACCGAGTGGATCCACCATCCTTGGGATGCACCTGATTCTGTGCTTAAAGTTTCAGGTGTAGAGTTTGGGTTTAACTATCCAAAACCTATCATTGAGATAGATTTGGCTAGAGAACGCTTGACGAGCGCCATATTCAAGATGTGGGAAATGGAAGCAGCAGCAAAGGCTGCAAGCTCAAACGGCACAGATGAAGTTGTTGTTGACAACTCCATCAGTGAAGATTTGCCCATCCCAAAGGTGATATTAAAGAAAACCTCTCCTTGCCCTACATACTCCTCTAATGATCAGAAGGTACCGACATGTCAAAATTCCAAGAATAATCAGTTTATTAGGAAGAGATCAAAATTTATGCAAGACGAAAGCCCACTCCCAGATAATCCGCACAATCCTAACGAAGCTGGGCCCTCGAGAACAAATGAAGACACGAGCTCTACTGCTGAATCTTCAATCTCTAAGAAGCAGACAACTAGCAGAAATTCATTTTCGGTTCCACAGTCATGTTCATCATCAGAAGGCAACCCCTTAATGGGGTGTGAATCTTCTGAGATGAAGCAGTCATGGCAAGAACAAAGTGATATGGAGCAGAGTTCAAGCAAAAATG GAGCCGTGGAAGATGAACACCTCTGA
- the LOC103453429 gene encoding probable inorganic phosphate transporter 1-7 has translation MANDQLEVLNALDVAKTQWYHFTAIVIAGMGFFTDAYDLFCISLVTKLLGRIYYQKHGAAEPGSLPHNVSAAVNGVAFCGTLTGQLFFGWLGDKLGRKRVYGMVLMVMVICSIASGLSFGREPKAVISTLCFFRFWLGFGIGGDYPLSATIMSEYANKKTRGAFIAAVFAMQGFGILAGGTVAIIVSATFKARFPAPSYEADPATSIFPEADYVWRIILMFGAIPALMTYYWRAKMPETARYTALVAKNAKQAAADMSKVLQVEVEAEQGRTEQGGNDFGLFSKEFLRRHGLHLLGTTSTWFLLDIAFYSQNLFQKDIFSAIGWIPKAKTMSALEEVFKIARAQTLIALCSTVPGYWFTVAFIDRIGRFSIQIMGFFFMTVFMFALAIPYQHWTLKENRVGFVVMYSLTFFFANFGPNATTFVVPAEIFPARLRSTCHGISAAWGKAGAMIGAFGFQYAEKGIGVRNSLIILGVVNLLGLLFTFLVPESKGRSLEDLSGEGEQENAAPSGSRQQENGTAPV, from the coding sequence ATGGCCAATGATCAATTGGAGGTGCTGAATGCACTTGATGTGGCCAAaacacaatggtaccatttCACAGCAATTGTGATTGCAGGCATGGGATTTTTCACTGatgcatatgatctcttctgcATTTCCCTTGTCACGAAATTGCTCGGCCGCATTTATTACCAGAAACACGGAGCTGCAGAGCCAGGCAGTTTGCCTCATAATGTTTCGGCCGCTGTCAATGGTGTTGCCTTCTGTGGCACCCTAACTGGCCAGCTTTTCTTCGGCTGGCTTGGTGACAAATTGGGCAGAAAACGCGTCTACGGCATGGTCCTTATGGTCATGGTCATTTGCTCTATTGCCTCCGGCCTCTCGTTTGGTAGAGAACCCAAGGCAGTGATTTCAACACTCTGTTTTTTCAGGTTCTGGTTAGGCTTTGGCATTGGCGGCGACTACCCTCTTTCAGCCACTATCATGTCTGAGTACGCAAATAAAAAGACTCGCGGAGCCTTCATTGCTGCCGTGTTTGCTATGCAGGGTTTTGGGATTTTGGCTGGTGGAACGGTTGCAATTATTGTGTCTGCAACTTTTAAGGCAAGATTTCCTGCACCATCTTACGAAGCTGATCCAGCCACCTCTATTTTCCCTGAAGCAGATTATGTTTGGCGCATTATTTTGATGTTTGGTGCTATCCCAGCTCTGATGACTTATTACTGGCGTGCGAAAATGCCTGAAACTGCTCGGTACACTGCCTTGGTGGCCAAGAATGCCAAGCAGGCTGCTGCTGATATGTCAAAAGTTTTGCAGGTTGAAGTTGAAGCAGAACAAGGGAGAACTGAGCAAGGAGGGAATGATTTTGGCCTTTTTTCAAAGGAATTTCTTCGGCGTCATGGTCTTCACTTGCTCGGAACTACCAGCACATGGTTCTTGCTTGATATTGCCTTCTACAGCCAGAATCTATTTCAAAAGGACATCTTCAGTGCCATTGGTTGGATTCCAAAGGCAAAGACCATGAGTGCTCTTGAAGAAGTCTTCAAAATTGCCAGAGCGCAAACCCTCATCGCCCTATGCAGCACTGTCCCAGGGTACTGGTTCACTGTGGCATTCATCGATAGGATTGGAAGGTTCTCAATTCAAATAATGGGCTTTTTCTTCATGACTGTTTTCATGTTTGCATTAGCCATTCCTTACCAGCACTGGACTCTAAAAGAAAACCGAGTAGGGTTTGTTGTGATGTACTCATTGACCTTCTTCTTCGCCAATTTCGGTCCAAATGCCACGACATTTGTGGTGCCTGCAGAGATTTTCCCAGCAAGGTTAAGGTCAACATGTCACGGAATTTCAGCTGCGTGGGGGAAGGCCGGGGCAATGATTGGCGCATTCGGATTTCAGTACGCAGAAAAGGGAATTGGGGTGAGGAACTCCCTTATAATTTTGGGTGTGGTCAACTTGCTAGGGCTGCTATTTACATTCTTGGTCCCTGAATCAAAGGGAAGGTCATTGGAGGATTTGTCTGGTGAAGGAGAGCAAGAAAATGCAGCTCCATCAGGATCAAGGCAGCAAGAAAATGGAACTGCTCCGGTTTGA
- the LOC103453448 gene encoding cryptochrome-1-like isoform X2, translating to MSGDKTIVWFRRDLRIEDNPALAAAARDGSVFPVYIWCPKEEEQFYPGRVSRWWLKQSLAHLDQSLKSLGAELVLIKTQSTLAALIECIQAIGATKVVFNHLYDPVSLVGDHNIKGKLVELGISVQSFNADLLYEPWEVYAGKGQAYTTFKVYWDKCLHIQRELVTRLPPWKLISATGTVAKCSLEELGLENETEKSSNALLRRAWSPGWSNADKALSEFFELHLLDYSNNRMKVGQNSTSLLSPYLHFGELSIRKVFQSARMKQILWAKEGNSTGEESVTLFLRAIGLREYSRYLCFNFPFTHERPLLSNLKFFPWQADQANFKAWRQGRTGYPLVDAGMRELWATGWIHNRIRVIVSSFAVKVLLLPWRWGMKYFWDTLIDADLESDILGWQYISGSLPDGHELERLDSPEVQGSKFDPEGEYVRHWLPELSRLPTEWIHHPWDAPDSVLKVSGVEFGFNYPKPIIEIDLARERLTSAIFKMWEMEAAAKAASSNGTDEVVVDNSISEDLPIPKVILKKTSPCPTYSSNDQKVPTCQNSKNNQFIRKRSKFMQDESPLPDNPHNPNEAGPSRTNEDTSSTAESSISKKQTTSRNSFSVPQSCSSSEGNPLMGCESSEMKQSWQEQSDMEQSSSKNGTIRDANLGAVEDEHL from the exons ATGAGTGGCGATAAGACTATAGTTTGGTTTAGGAGGGACCTGAGGATTGAGGACAATCCTGCCTTAGCTGCTGCTGCTAGGGATGGTAGTGTTTTTCCTGTTTATATTTGGTGCCCCAAAGAGGAAGAGCAATTTTACCCAGGTCGAGTATCACGGTGGTGGCTGAAGCAGTCTCTTGCTCATTTGGACCAATCCCTGAAATCCCTTGGGGCAGAACTTGTGCTTATCAAAACTCAGAGTACTCTTGCTGCTCTCATCGAGTGTATTCAAGCCATTGGAGCTACCAAAGTAGTTTTCAACCATCTTTATG atcCCGTTTCACTTGTTGGTGATCACAACATCAAAGGAAAGCTGGTGGAGCTAGGCATTTCTGTGCAAAGCTTCAATGCAGATCTGTTGTATGAGCCATGGGAAGTATATGCTGGAAAAGGACAAGCTTATACAACTTTCAAGGTGTACTGGGATAAGTGCTTACACATACAACGGGAACTTGTGACACGTCTTCCTCCATGGAAATTGATTTCGGCAACAG GTACTGTAGCAAAATGTTCACTCGAGGAACTGGGTCTCGAAAATGAAACGGAAAAGTCTAGCAATGCCCTCCTAAGAAGAGCATGGTCTCCTGGTTGGAGCAATGCTGACAAGGCACTAAGTGAATTTTTCGAGTTGCACCTGCTTGACTACTCAAACAACAGGATGAAGGTTGGACAAAACTCCACATCACTTTTGTCCCCATATCTTCACTTCGGAGAACTGAGCATTAGGAAAGTTTTCCAATCAGCTCGAATGAAGCAGATACTGTGGGCAAAAGAAGGGAACTCTACTGGGGAAGAGAGTGTGACACTTTTTCTGAGGGCCATTGGGCTTAGAGAATACTCACGGTATCTATGTTTTAACTTCCCGTTCACTCATGAGAGACCACTGCTGAGCAACTTGAAGTTTTTTCCATGGCAAGCTGACCAAGCCAATTTTAAGGCTTGGAGACAAGGTCGGACCGGTTACCCTTTGGTTGATGCAGGAATGAGAGAGCTATGGGCAACTGGGTGGATACACAACAGGATAAGAGTGATCGTTTCAAGTTTTGCTGTGAAAGTGTTGCTTCTTCCTTGGAGATGGGGAATGAAGTATTTCTGGGATACGCTTATAGATGCCGATTTGGAAAGCGATATCCTTGGTTGGCAGTATATCTCTGGGAGTTTACCAGATGGCCATGAGCTTGAGCGTTTGGACAGTCCAGAG GTTCAGGGCTCAAAATTTGACCCAGAGGGTGAATATGTAAGGCATTGGCTGCCTGAGTTATCACGTTTGCCAACCGAGTGGATCCACCATCCTTGGGATGCACCTGATTCTGTGCTTAAAGTTTCAGGTGTAGAGTTTGGGTTTAACTATCCAAAACCTATCATTGAGATAGATTTGGCTAGAGAACGCTTGACGAGCGCCATATTCAAGATGTGGGAAATGGAAGCAGCAGCAAAGGCTGCAAGCTCAAACGGCACAGATGAAGTTGTTGTTGACAACTCCATCAGTGAAGATTTGCCCATCCCAAAGGTGATATTAAAGAAAACCTCTCCTTGCCCTACATACTCCTCTAATGATCAGAAGGTACCGACATGTCAAAATTCCAAGAATAATCAGTTTATTAGGAAGAGATCAAAATTTATGCAAGACGAAAGCCCACTCCCAGATAATCCGCACAATCCTAACGAAGCTGGGCCCTCGAGAACAAATGAAGACACGAGCTCTACTGCTGAATCTTCAATCTCTAAGAAGCAGACAACTAGCAGAAATTCATTTTCGGTTCCACAGTCATGTTCATCATCAGAAGGCAACCCCTTAATGGGGTGTGAATCTTCTGAGATGAAGCAGTCATGGCAAGAACAAAGTGATATGGAGCAGAGTTCAAGCAAAAATG GAACAATTAGAGATGCAAATTTAG GAGCCGTGGAAGATGAACACCTCTGA
- the LOC103453448 gene encoding cryptochrome-1-like isoform X4 — MSGDKTIVWFRRDLRIEDNPALAAAARDGSVFPVYIWCPKEEEQFYPGRVSRWWLKQSLAHLDQSLKSLGAELVLIKTQSTLAALIECIQAIGATKVVFNHLYDPVSLVGDHNIKGKLVELGISVQSFNADLLYEPWEVYAGKGQAYTTFKVYWDKCLHIQRELVTRLPPWKLISATGTVAKCSLEELGLENETEKSSNALLRRAWSPGWSNADKALSEFFELHLLDYSNNRMKVGQNSTSLLSPYLHFGELSIRKVFQSARMKQILWAKEGNSTGEESVTLFLRAIGLREYSRYLCFNFPFTHERPLLSNLKFFPWQADQANFKAWRQGRTGYPLVDAGMRELWATGWIHNRIRVIVSSFAVKVLLLPWRWGMKYFWDTLIDADLESDILGWQYISGSLPDGHELERLDSPEVQGSKFDPEGEYVRHWLPELSRLPTEWIHHPWDAPDSVLKVSGVEFGFNYPKPIIEIDLARERLTSAIFKMWEMEAAAKAASSNGTDEVVVDNSISEDLPIPKVILKKTSPCPTYSSNDQKVPTCQNSKNNQFIRKRSKFMQDESPLPDNPHNPNEAGPSRTNEDTSSTAESSISKKQTTSRNSFSVPQSCSSSEGNPLMGCESSEMKQSWQEQSDMEQSSSKNGAVEDEHL; from the exons ATGAGTGGCGATAAGACTATAGTTTGGTTTAGGAGGGACCTGAGGATTGAGGACAATCCTGCCTTAGCTGCTGCTGCTAGGGATGGTAGTGTTTTTCCTGTTTATATTTGGTGCCCCAAAGAGGAAGAGCAATTTTACCCAGGTCGAGTATCACGGTGGTGGCTGAAGCAGTCTCTTGCTCATTTGGACCAATCCCTGAAATCCCTTGGGGCAGAACTTGTGCTTATCAAAACTCAGAGTACTCTTGCTGCTCTCATCGAGTGTATTCAAGCCATTGGAGCTACCAAAGTAGTTTTCAACCATCTTTATG atcCCGTTTCACTTGTTGGTGATCACAACATCAAAGGAAAGCTGGTGGAGCTAGGCATTTCTGTGCAAAGCTTCAATGCAGATCTGTTGTATGAGCCATGGGAAGTATATGCTGGAAAAGGACAAGCTTATACAACTTTCAAGGTGTACTGGGATAAGTGCTTACACATACAACGGGAACTTGTGACACGTCTTCCTCCATGGAAATTGATTTCGGCAACAG GTACTGTAGCAAAATGTTCACTCGAGGAACTGGGTCTCGAAAATGAAACGGAAAAGTCTAGCAATGCCCTCCTAAGAAGAGCATGGTCTCCTGGTTGGAGCAATGCTGACAAGGCACTAAGTGAATTTTTCGAGTTGCACCTGCTTGACTACTCAAACAACAGGATGAAGGTTGGACAAAACTCCACATCACTTTTGTCCCCATATCTTCACTTCGGAGAACTGAGCATTAGGAAAGTTTTCCAATCAGCTCGAATGAAGCAGATACTGTGGGCAAAAGAAGGGAACTCTACTGGGGAAGAGAGTGTGACACTTTTTCTGAGGGCCATTGGGCTTAGAGAATACTCACGGTATCTATGTTTTAACTTCCCGTTCACTCATGAGAGACCACTGCTGAGCAACTTGAAGTTTTTTCCATGGCAAGCTGACCAAGCCAATTTTAAGGCTTGGAGACAAGGTCGGACCGGTTACCCTTTGGTTGATGCAGGAATGAGAGAGCTATGGGCAACTGGGTGGATACACAACAGGATAAGAGTGATCGTTTCAAGTTTTGCTGTGAAAGTGTTGCTTCTTCCTTGGAGATGGGGAATGAAGTATTTCTGGGATACGCTTATAGATGCCGATTTGGAAAGCGATATCCTTGGTTGGCAGTATATCTCTGGGAGTTTACCAGATGGCCATGAGCTTGAGCGTTTGGACAGTCCAGAG GTTCAGGGCTCAAAATTTGACCCAGAGGGTGAATATGTAAGGCATTGGCTGCCTGAGTTATCACGTTTGCCAACCGAGTGGATCCACCATCCTTGGGATGCACCTGATTCTGTGCTTAAAGTTTCAGGTGTAGAGTTTGGGTTTAACTATCCAAAACCTATCATTGAGATAGATTTGGCTAGAGAACGCTTGACGAGCGCCATATTCAAGATGTGGGAAATGGAAGCAGCAGCAAAGGCTGCAAGCTCAAACGGCACAGATGAAGTTGTTGTTGACAACTCCATCAGTGAAGATTTGCCCATCCCAAAGGTGATATTAAAGAAAACCTCTCCTTGCCCTACATACTCCTCTAATGATCAGAAGGTACCGACATGTCAAAATTCCAAGAATAATCAGTTTATTAGGAAGAGATCAAAATTTATGCAAGACGAAAGCCCACTCCCAGATAATCCGCACAATCCTAACGAAGCTGGGCCCTCGAGAACAAATGAAGACACGAGCTCTACTGCTGAATCTTCAATCTCTAAGAAGCAGACAACTAGCAGAAATTCATTTTCGGTTCCACAGTCATGTTCATCATCAGAAGGCAACCCCTTAATGGGGTGTGAATCTTCTGAGATGAAGCAGTCATGGCAAGAACAAAGTGATATGGAGCAGAGTTCAAGCAAAAATG GAGCCGTGGAAGATGAACACCTCTGA